Proteins from a single region of Pleurocapsa minor HA4230-MV1:
- a CDS encoding phosphate/phosphite/phosphonate ABC transporter substrate-binding protein: MRLQHTVLAIIIFTLIACDRGADPKDNRPKQTSIDKLSVGVVSYGENEKSLQQYQDFQEYLGTQQNSLIELEPAYNEVRALNQISGKKWDLVFAPPGLAAIAITQYNYEPLVPLEGKDQSRSVIVTKQDSIVKSRQDLAAQTIALGQKGSATGYYLPIFNLYGLNFKKVLFASTPKDILQLLDQNQITAGALSLEDFNLLKQDYKPNQFKVIYLDRHNVPSGAILISDRLERNQQEQIRLALRDTPSFIASSAGYLPNEPLPDYAYLTTVIERVQKILAKSSMVLQ, translated from the coding sequence ATGCGCTTACAACATACTGTATTAGCAATAATTATATTTACTTTGATAGCTTGCGATCGCGGAGCAGATCCCAAGGATAATCGCCCCAAGCAGACTAGCATTGATAAGCTTAGTGTCGGTGTAGTTAGCTACGGTGAAAATGAAAAATCGCTCCAACAATATCAAGATTTTCAAGAGTATTTAGGAACACAGCAAAATAGTTTAATTGAGCTTGAGCCAGCCTATAATGAAGTCCGTGCTTTAAACCAAATTTCAGGTAAAAAGTGGGATTTAGTCTTCGCACCTCCAGGATTAGCAGCGATCGCCATTACGCAATATAACTACGAACCATTAGTTCCCCTAGAAGGTAAAGATCAGAGTCGTTCAGTCATTGTTACCAAACAAGATTCAATCGTCAAAAGTCGTCAGGATTTAGCAGCACAAACTATTGCTTTAGGACAGAAAGGCTCGGCTACAGGATATTATCTACCAATCTTTAATTTATATGGACTGAATTTTAAAAAGGTACTATTCGCTTCTACTCCCAAAGATATTTTGCAACTGCTCGACCAAAATCAAATTACCGCAGGTGCTTTATCTCTAGAAGACTTTAATCTGCTCAAGCAAGACTACAAACCTAACCAATTTAAGGTTATTTACCTCGATCGCCACAACGTACCTTCAGGAGCAATTCTCATTAGCGATCGCCTAGAGCGGAATCAACAGGAGCAAATTAGATTGGCGTTACGCGATACTCCCTCTTTCATTGCCTCTAGTGCTGGCTATCTACCCAATGAACCACTGCCAGATTACGCGTATTTAACCACAGTTATCGAACGAGTACAGAAGATTTTAGCAAAATCCTCCATGGTACTTCAATAG
- a CDS encoding nucleotidyltransferase domain-containing protein produces MTLDDLTPALKEKIKEIAAQHGAFNVRIFGSVARGQADQNSDLDLLVDYDLNKISPWFPVRLIRDLENLLGIKVDVVTTEGLKDRIRKEVLQNSLIL; encoded by the coding sequence ATGACTCTCGATGATTTGACTCCAGCCCTAAAAGAAAAAATTAAAGAAATTGCAGCTCAACATGGAGCTTTTAACGTGCGGATATTTGGTTCTGTCGCCAGAGGACAAGCCGATCAAAACAGCGATCTAGATTTGCTAGTAGATTACGATTTAAATAAAATTAGCCCCTGGTTTCCCGTGCGGCTAATACGAGATCTGGAAAATTTACTAGGCATTAAAGTGGATGTAGTAACCACCGAAGGACTAAAAGACAGAATCCGCAAAGAAGTTTTGCAAAACTCTTTAATCCTATGA
- a CDS encoding NADH-quinone oxidoreductase subunit M yields the protein MLSALIIIPCLSAAIMGLLPAKGNSPRQIAIVTAIAVFAVNLILACQFDFQHESFQFVEDIAWIQWIGLNYHLGIDGLSFPLVLLNSFLTLIAIFSTNPQIQRPRLYYAMLLLLSGGAAGAFLAQDLLLFFLFYELEIVPLYFLIAIWGGPKRGYAAMKFLLYTALSGILVLASFLGLVWLTGATNFDYLPLRSHDLSLATQLLLLAPLLVGIFIKIPIFPFHTWLPDAHVQASTPISVLLAGVLLKLGTYALLRFAVGLFFDGWLYLAPWLAILAAISALYGASCAIAQKDMKKVVAYSSVSHMAYILLAASATTRLSMTAAVFQMVSHGLISAFLFLLVGMVYKKTGSRDVDVLRGLLNPEKGLPVTGGMMILGVMASSGLPGMVGFISEFLVFRGSFPIFPIPTLLCLVATGLTAVYFLLVVNKVFFGRLTEGLAQIPPVRWQEHAPAFVLLLLIIAFGLKPDWVTHWSEVQAIALLPGS from the coding sequence ATGCTTAGTGCTTTAATCATCATTCCTTGCTTGAGTGCAGCCATCATGGGGTTACTGCCCGCAAAAGGCAATAGTCCACGCCAGATCGCGATTGTTACAGCGATCGCTGTTTTCGCTGTTAATCTCATTCTGGCTTGTCAGTTTGATTTTCAACACGAGAGTTTTCAGTTTGTGGAAGATATCGCCTGGATTCAATGGATCGGCTTGAACTACCACTTAGGAATTGATGGTCTTTCTTTTCCGCTGGTGTTGCTCAACAGTTTTTTAACCTTAATTGCTATCTTTAGCACTAATCCTCAGATTCAGAGACCTAGACTGTATTATGCCATGTTGCTGTTGTTAAGTGGCGGTGCAGCTGGGGCATTTCTGGCTCAAGACTTACTCTTATTTTTCCTATTTTATGAACTGGAAATTGTCCCTCTCTACTTCTTAATTGCCATTTGGGGTGGCCCCAAAAGAGGTTATGCAGCAATGAAATTTCTGCTCTATACTGCTCTTTCGGGAATTTTGGTTTTAGCTTCTTTCTTGGGACTAGTTTGGCTAACTGGGGCAACTAACTTCGATTATTTACCTCTGCGATCGCACGATCTATCCCTAGCCACTCAGTTATTACTTTTGGCACCTTTATTGGTGGGAATTTTTATCAAAATTCCGATTTTTCCTTTTCATACTTGGCTTCCTGATGCCCACGTTCAAGCATCCACACCAATCTCCGTCTTATTGGCAGGAGTACTGTTAAAACTAGGTACTTATGCTCTATTACGTTTTGCGGTCGGTCTATTCTTCGACGGTTGGTTATATCTTGCGCCTTGGCTAGCGATTTTAGCTGCCATTAGTGCTTTATATGGCGCTTCCTGTGCGATCGCTCAAAAAGATATGAAGAAAGTAGTAGCCTATTCTTCTGTGTCTCATATGGCTTATATTCTTCTGGCAGCAAGCGCTACGACTCGTCTCAGCATGACCGCTGCGGTATTCCAGATGGTGAGTCATGGCTTAATCTCTGCTTTTCTGTTTCTACTGGTAGGCATGGTCTATAAAAAGACTGGCTCACGAGATGTTGATGTTCTCAGAGGTTTGCTCAACCCAGAAAAAGGACTTCCTGTGACGGGAGGCATGATGATTTTGGGAGTAATGGCAAGTTCGGGATTACCAGGAATGGTGGGTTTTATCTCCGAATTTCTCGTATTTCGTGGCAGTTTTCCCATTTTTCCGATTCCGACTCTACTTTGTTTAGTGGCAACGGGTTTGACCGCCGTGTATTTTCTGTTGGTAGTTAATAAAGTGTTTTTTGGCCGCTTAACTGAAGGATTAGCGCAGATTCCCCCTGTGCGGTGGCAAGAACATGCTCCTGCCTTTGTCTTACTACTGCTGATTATCGCTTTTGGTCTTAAGCCAGATTGGGTAACTCACTGGAGCGAGGTACAGGCGATCGCACTTTTGCCAGGCAGTTAA
- a CDS encoding metallothionein, protein MTNATVVKCACDRCHCEISLENAIKKNEQYYCCEACANGHTEDQSCKMSDCHCG, encoded by the coding sequence ATGACAAATGCCACTGTAGTAAAATGCGCTTGCGATCGCTGTCATTGCGAAATTTCTTTAGAGAATGCCATCAAAAAGAACGAGCAATATTATTGTTGTGAGGCTTGCGCCAACGGACATACTGAGGATCAAAGCTGCAAAATGTCAGATTGCCACTGTGGTTAA
- a CDS encoding aminoglycoside phosphotransferase family protein: protein MNFSDDWTPLVGGNVNLVALKGNVVRRKLTPVSPAIHQLLKYLEAKNFLSVPRLLDSDDEYEYFSYFPGKAIFRPWCDAIKTDEFIAQLGEWLKNYHEVVVDFRLKGDVHFNWGFTFPEADMIVCHGDLGPWNCIQENGKFQGIIDWDLAHYGYVMDDIAEFAFEFIPFQPNLPEITGEELSNASLIERLEVFCQAYGNLKPGKILEHIPVYLTRMNADLRKQASLGIEPFVSFVAGGIADKLDRHKAYVLSHWLN, encoded by the coding sequence ATGAACTTTTCTGATGACTGGACTCCTCTTGTTGGAGGAAATGTAAATTTAGTTGCCCTCAAGGGTAATGTAGTTCGACGTAAGCTTACACCAGTTAGCCCTGCTATTCACCAACTACTAAAATATCTAGAAGCCAAAAATTTTCTATCCGTTCCTAGGCTTCTCGACAGTGATGACGAATATGAATATTTTTCGTATTTTCCTGGCAAAGCAATTTTTAGACCTTGGTGTGACGCAATTAAAACTGATGAATTTATCGCACAATTAGGTGAGTGGCTCAAAAATTATCATGAGGTTGTGGTTGATTTTAGGTTAAAAGGCGATGTTCATTTTAATTGGGGATTTACTTTCCCAGAGGCTGATATGATTGTTTGCCATGGGGATTTAGGCCCTTGGAACTGTATTCAAGAAAATGGTAAATTTCAAGGTATTATCGATTGGGATTTAGCGCATTATGGCTATGTAATGGACGATATAGCCGAGTTTGCGTTTGAATTTATTCCTTTTCAGCCCAATCTTCCAGAAATAACGGGAGAAGAGTTATCAAATGCAAGTCTTATTGAGCGTTTAGAAGTTTTTTGTCAAGCCTATGGAAATCTGAAACCTGGCAAAATTTTGGAGCATATTCCTGTTTACCTTACTCGGATGAATGCAGATTTGAGAAAACAAGCAAGCTTAGGTATTGAACCTTTTGTTTCTTTTGTCGCAGGAGGTATTGCTGATAAATTAGATCGGCATAAAGCCTATGTATTGTCGCATTGGTTAAATTAG
- the thiC gene encoding phosphomethylpyrimidine synthase yields MRSEWIAKRRGQGNVSQMHYARQGIITEEMHYIANRERLSADLIRDEVARGRMIIPANINHPNLEPMCIGIASSCKVNANIGASPNSSDINEEVDKLKLAVKYGADTLMDLSTGGGNLDEIRTAIINASPIPIGTVPIYQALESVHGDIEKLCADDFLRIIEKHAQQGVDYMTIHAGILIEHLPLVKNRLTGIVSRGGGIIARWMLHHHKQNPLYTHFDEIIEIFKKYDVSFSLGDSLRPGCAHDASDAAQLAELKTLGQLTRRAWEHDVQVMVEGPGHVPMDQIEFNVKKQMEECSEAPFYVLGPLVTDIAPGYDHITSAIGAAMAGWYGTAMLCYVTPKEHLGLPNAEDVRNGLIAYKIAAHAADIARHRPGARDRDDELSNARYNFDWEKQFELSLDPERAREYHDETLPADIYKTAEFCSMCGPKFCPMQTKVDADAITELEKFLALEEEKKAVAQS; encoded by the coding sequence ATGAGAAGCGAATGGATTGCCAAGCGTCGAGGACAGGGCAATGTGTCTCAGATGCATTATGCACGTCAGGGAATTATTACCGAAGAGATGCATTACATCGCTAATAGAGAGCGGTTGTCAGCAGACTTAATTCGGGATGAAGTGGCTAGAGGCAGAATGATTATTCCTGCCAATATTAATCATCCAAACCTAGAGCCAATGTGTATTGGTATTGCTTCTAGCTGTAAGGTGAATGCCAATATTGGAGCTTCTCCTAACTCTTCTGATATCAATGAAGAAGTAGATAAGCTCAAGCTGGCGGTTAAGTACGGTGCTGATACTCTGATGGACTTGTCCACAGGTGGCGGTAACTTAGATGAGATTCGGACTGCTATCATCAATGCCTCGCCAATTCCCATTGGTACAGTACCAATTTACCAGGCACTAGAAAGCGTCCACGGTGATATCGAAAAACTTTGTGCCGATGACTTTCTGCGCATTATTGAAAAACACGCCCAACAGGGTGTGGACTACATGACGATTCACGCAGGTATCCTAATTGAGCATCTGCCTTTAGTCAAAAACCGCTTAACAGGTATTGTCTCTCGTGGTGGGGGAATTATCGCTCGTTGGATGCTACACCATCATAAGCAAAATCCTCTCTATACTCATTTTGATGAGATCATTGAGATTTTCAAAAAATACGATGTTTCCTTTAGCTTAGGAGACTCATTACGACCTGGATGCGCCCATGATGCTAGTGATGCAGCTCAGTTAGCAGAATTAAAAACCCTCGGTCAACTAACTCGTCGCGCTTGGGAACATGATGTTCAGGTGATGGTGGAAGGGCCTGGTCATGTGCCAATGGATCAAATTGAGTTTAACGTCAAAAAGCAAATGGAAGAGTGTAGCGAAGCACCTTTCTATGTTTTAGGGCCTTTAGTCACAGATATTGCTCCTGGTTATGACCATATCACTAGTGCGATCGGTGCAGCAATGGCTGGCTGGTATGGTACAGCAATGCTCTGTTATGTAACTCCTAAAGAACACCTTGGTTTACCCAATGCTGAAGATGTGCGTAATGGTTTAATTGCCTATAAAATCGCGGCTCATGCTGCGGACATTGCTCGTCATCGTCCAGGTGCGAGAGATCGAGATGATGAACTTTCTAATGCACGCTATAACTTTGACTGGGAGAAACAGTTTGAACTGTCTCTAGATCCAGAAAGAGCAAGGGAATATCATGATGAAACTCTCCCCGCAGATATTTATAAAACTGCTGAGTTTTGTTCTATGTGTGGCCCTAAATTCTGTCCCATGCAAACCAAAGTTGATGCCGATGCGATCACAGAGCTGGAAAAATTCTTAGCATTAGAAGAAGAGAAGAAAGCTGTTGCTCAAAGTTGA
- a CDS encoding CO2 hydration protein gives MARISKSSKSLLVEEYITRLEQGSALLDDSPQNLLEVVGILKSYGVVLDAYSINLNYIADTQFLKLFPFFKYFNGKVNANTVAKFIIHDRINYEYAEYSMKAMFWHGGGGVDAYLDTPEFTAETERLIKAYYRYNPLMLALHKAFPDFVPEQMRQMAYYSALGQFWRVMSDIFLNLSDSYDQGKIKSIPDVVQFVLDGLVADAARPITYTVKLRGQEYDIIPKSAGITFLVDTGVPYIEAIFFRGTPFAGTVSYNAQAYEIPYDLGMFNYGALYADPLPIGGAGIPPTLLMQDMRHFLPDYLHQLYQVKSVRGLGDLRVQICESFQKSMFCVTTAAVKGLAPYPLDTTNPEEKLANRKYLTGWLNRILESQLIKVNNETQSQSALKHS, from the coding sequence ATGGCTCGTATCTCTAAAAGCTCTAAATCCTTGTTGGTAGAGGAGTACATCACCAGATTAGAACAAGGATCGGCGTTACTTGATGATTCTCCACAGAACTTGCTCGAAGTTGTGGGCATTCTCAAAAGCTATGGGGTAGTTTTAGATGCTTACTCCATAAATTTAAACTATATTGCTGATACTCAATTTCTGAAACTGTTTCCCTTTTTTAAATACTTCAACGGCAAGGTGAATGCGAATACTGTAGCCAAGTTTATAATCCACGATCGCATTAACTACGAATACGCGGAATATTCCATGAAAGCAATGTTTTGGCATGGTGGTGGTGGTGTCGATGCCTATCTTGATACGCCAGAATTTACAGCAGAAACAGAACGATTGATTAAAGCCTATTATCGCTATAATCCCTTGATGTTGGCGCTCCACAAAGCATTCCCCGACTTTGTACCTGAGCAAATGCGTCAAATGGCTTATTACAGTGCTTTAGGTCAGTTTTGGCGAGTAATGAGCGATATCTTTCTTAATTTGTCAGATAGTTATGACCAAGGGAAGATTAAATCTATCCCAGATGTGGTGCAGTTTGTGCTTGATGGTTTAGTTGCAGATGCAGCACGTCCAATTACCTATACGGTTAAGCTGCGTGGTCAAGAATACGACATTATCCCTAAATCAGCAGGAATAACTTTTTTGGTGGACACTGGTGTTCCTTATATAGAGGCAATCTTCTTCCGTGGTACTCCTTTTGCGGGAACTGTTTCCTATAACGCTCAAGCCTACGAAATTCCTTACGATCTAGGAATGTTTAATTATGGAGCTTTATACGCCGATCCTTTGCCTATCGGTGGTGCTGGCATTCCCCCAACCTTATTGATGCAGGATATGCGCCATTTTCTACCAGATTATCTTCATCAACTTTATCAAGTTAAAAGCGTCCGTGGACTAGGCGATCTGCGAGTGCAAATTTGCGAAAGTTTTCAAAAATCAATGTTTTGTGTCACTACTGCTGCTGTCAAAGGATTAGCTCCCTATCCCTTGGATACAACAAACCCCGAAGAAAAGCTAGCTAATCGTAAATATCTAACGGGGTGGCTCAATCGAATTTTAGAATCTCAACTAATTAAGGTGAATAATGAGACTCAAAGTCAGTCGGCACTGAAGCATAGCTAG
- a CDS encoding DUF2243 domain-containing protein: MNIINHHRSLFLAGIFLGLGQGGFFDGIFFHQLLQWHHMFTNIESSNTVAGLELNTLGDGLFHLFDWIMTLTGIITLWIAVKRDDVELSTSVFIGAFCIGAGMFNVVEGILSHHILQIHHVKPGAHQLAWDLGFIGAGVMSILVGWFIINRERVTESNLVQPSDRQT; encoded by the coding sequence ATGAATATTATTAATCATCATCGCTCTTTATTTCTGGCAGGAATATTCTTAGGTTTAGGACAAGGTGGCTTTTTTGATGGTATTTTTTTTCATCAACTACTACAGTGGCATCATATGTTTACCAACATTGAAAGTAGCAACACTGTGGCGGGTTTAGAATTAAATACTTTAGGCGATGGTTTGTTTCACCTCTTTGACTGGATTATGACGCTGACTGGCATAATTACTCTGTGGATAGCAGTTAAACGGGATGACGTTGAGTTATCTACATCAGTTTTCATTGGTGCATTCTGTATCGGTGCGGGAATGTTTAATGTTGTAGAAGGGATTCTTAGCCATCATATTTTGCAAATTCACCATGTAAAACCAGGCGCGCACCAACTCGCTTGGGATTTAGGCTTTATTGGTGCAGGTGTTATGTCTATATTAGTTGGCTGGTTTATTATCAATCGAGAGCGTGTAACTGAGTCTAATCTGGTTCAACCCAGCGATCGTCAGACTTGA
- the ispG gene encoding (E)-4-hydroxy-3-methylbut-2-enyl-diphosphate synthase: MQTLDNLNLTNTPAFDTTIHRRKTRGVKVGDITIGGGNPVVVQSMINEDTLDIDGSVAAIRRLHEIGCEIVRVTVPSMAHAKALAEIKQKLAQTYQAVPLVADVHHNGMKIALEVAKHVDKVRINPGLYVFEKPKSDRTEYTPTEFAEIGSKIRETLEPLVVSLRDQGKAMRIGVNHGSLSERMLFTYGDTPEGMVESALEFIKICESLEFYNIVLSLKASRVPVMLAAYRLMVQRMNELGMEYPLHLGVTEAGDGEYGRIKSTAGIGTLLAQGIGDTIRVSLTESPEKEIPVCYSILQALGLRKTMVEYVACPSCGRTLFNLEEVLHKVREATKHLTGLDIAVMGCIVNGPGEMADADYGYVGKQPGYISLYRGREEIKKVPQDRGVAELINLIKSDDRWVEPD, translated from the coding sequence ATGCAAACTCTGGATAATCTTAATCTTACTAACACCCCAGCTTTTGATACCACTATCCATAGGCGAAAAACGCGAGGGGTAAAAGTTGGTGACATTACTATCGGTGGTGGCAATCCAGTGGTAGTACAGTCGATGATTAACGAAGATACTTTAGATATTGATGGCTCAGTTGCCGCAATCCGCCGTCTGCATGAAATTGGCTGTGAAATTGTCAGAGTGACCGTCCCCAGCATGGCTCATGCTAAAGCCTTAGCTGAAATAAAGCAAAAATTAGCCCAGACTTATCAAGCAGTCCCTTTAGTCGCAGATGTCCACCACAACGGCATGAAAATCGCCTTGGAAGTGGCTAAGCATGTCGATAAGGTGCGAATTAACCCAGGTTTATACGTCTTTGAAAAACCCAAAAGCGATCGCACTGAATACACTCCCACCGAATTTGCGGAAATTGGTAGCAAAATTCGTGAAACTTTAGAACCTTTGGTTGTCTCACTGCGAGATCAAGGTAAGGCGATGCGCATTGGGGTTAACCATGGCTCTCTCTCAGAAAGGATGCTGTTTACCTACGGTGATACTCCTGAAGGGATGGTAGAGTCGGCGCTAGAGTTTATTAAAATCTGTGAATCACTAGAGTTTTACAATATTGTTCTGTCTCTTAAAGCTTCTCGCGTTCCTGTCATGCTGGCAGCCTATCGCCTCATGGTACAGCGCATGAATGAGTTGGGTATGGAGTATCCCTTACACTTGGGGGTTACAGAAGCGGGAGATGGCGAGTATGGCAGGATTAAATCTACGGCGGGCATTGGGACTCTCTTAGCTCAAGGCATTGGCGATACAATTCGCGTGTCTTTAACTGAATCACCAGAGAAAGAAATCCCTGTTTGCTATAGCATCTTGCAAGCATTGGGACTCCGCAAAACAATGGTAGAGTATGTTGCTTGTCCTTCCTGTGGTCGAACTCTATTTAACCTCGAAGAAGTGCTGCATAAAGTACGCGAGGCAACCAAGCATCTAACAGGTTTAGATATTGCTGTAATGGGCTGTATTGTCAATGGCCCAGGGGAAATGGCAGATGCCGATTATGGTTATGTTGGTAAGCAGCCTGGCTATATTTCTCTTTATCGTGGTCGAGAAGAAATTAAAAAAGTTCCTCAAGATCGAGGGGTAGCGGAATTAATTAATTTAATCAAGTCTGACGATCGCTGGGTTGAACCAGATTAG
- a CDS encoding heavy metal-responsive transcriptional regulator, whose amino-acid sequence MSKLTQLKIGELAKQTNLSVGTLRYYSDLGLLQPVQIGDNGYRYYAQDAQKQVEFIKKAQTIGFTLKEIKQILDVRDRGEIPCNLVQDLLDNKIEQLEIQIKKMSLFQQELQKYRLSWSDNSNLQSDLQEVCPLIASVSIDLAPTN is encoded by the coding sequence GTGAGTAAGCTAACTCAACTTAAAATTGGCGAATTGGCTAAACAAACAAATCTTTCTGTGGGAACTTTACGCTACTACAGCGATCTAGGATTATTGCAACCAGTACAAATAGGTGATAACGGCTACCGTTATTATGCTCAGGATGCACAGAAACAAGTTGAATTTATCAAAAAAGCTCAGACTATTGGATTTACCCTTAAAGAAATAAAACAAATTTTAGATGTGCGCGATCGCGGTGAAATACCTTGCAATTTAGTACAAGATTTACTAGACAACAAGATCGAGCAGCTAGAAATTCAAATTAAGAAAATGAGTCTATTTCAGCAAGAGTTACAAAAATATCGTCTTAGCTGGAGCGATAACTCTAATCTTCAATCTGACTTACAAGAGGTTTGTCCTCTGATTGCTAGTGTGTCTATCGACTTAGCGCCGACAAATTGA
- a CDS encoding DUF3365 domain-containing protein: MYKNLKLGFKLNILLAIILLSLTIAMGLVLSRTLQNYAEQVIVDEASMLMATMNSVRNYTDTQVNPELSARLETEQIFLPQTVPAYSAREVFEHLRSEEQYNQFFYKEATLNPTNLRDKADEFEAEIIQSFKDTSTKQKQGFRSIPGGEIFYIAHPLKIEKESCLRCHSTPNIAPASLITSYGSDNGFGWKLNEIVGAQIISVPSSQVFDEARQLRYLLIGKVVIFLLLASILLNLFLKFAITDPLKKMSYSSKQLSMGDMEIEFEQKTNDEIGILAASLNRLKVSLKMAMEMLENQ, translated from the coding sequence ATGTATAAAAATCTTAAATTAGGGTTTAAGCTCAATATTCTTTTAGCAATAATTTTATTATCGCTGACTATAGCAATGGGACTTGTTTTATCTAGAACTCTGCAAAATTATGCCGAGCAGGTGATTGTCGATGAAGCGTCAATGCTAATGGCAACCATGAATTCAGTTCGTAATTATACTGATACCCAGGTTAATCCCGAACTGTCAGCTCGTCTGGAAACAGAACAAATTTTTTTACCCCAAACAGTTCCTGCTTATTCTGCTAGAGAAGTTTTTGAGCATTTACGTTCTGAAGAACAATATAATCAATTTTTTTATAAAGAAGCAACCCTTAATCCAACTAATCTTCGAGATAAGGCAGATGAGTTTGAAGCTGAAATTATCCAGTCTTTTAAAGATACTTCTACTAAACAAAAACAGGGTTTTCGTTCAATTCCTGGAGGAGAAATTTTTTATATTGCTCATCCTTTAAAAATTGAAAAAGAAAGTTGTTTGCGCTGTCATAGTACACCAAATATAGCCCCTGCAAGCTTAATTACCTCTTATGGTAGCGATAATGGTTTTGGTTGGAAACTTAATGAAATTGTGGGAGCACAGATTATTTCTGTACCATCTAGTCAGGTTTTTGATGAGGCTAGGCAGCTGCGTTATTTGTTAATTGGTAAGGTAGTGATCTTTTTGCTGCTAGCTAGTATTCTACTTAATTTATTTCTCAAATTTGCGATTACCGACCCGCTAAAAAAAATGTCTTATTCTTCTAAACAGCTTAGTATGGGAGATATGGAGATTGAATTCGAGCAAAAGACTAACGATGAGATTGGTATCTTAGCAGCCTCCCTTAATCGCTTAAAAGTTAGTTTAAAAATGGCAATGGAAATGTTAGAAAATCAATAG
- a CDS encoding DUF86 domain-containing protein — protein sequence MRNDRERIGDIQEAINKIEKYAIKGKTEFFANELIQSWIILQLQIIGEAARAMTPDTHQQYQKINWRDIIDFRNLLVHEYFRVDLKIIWQIIEQEIPTLKKEIDLILKQD from the coding sequence ATGAGAAATGATCGAGAAAGAATAGGAGATATTCAAGAAGCAATTAATAAAATTGAAAAGTACGCAATTAAGGGAAAAACAGAATTTTTTGCCAATGAACTTATACAAAGCTGGATAATTTTACAATTACAAATCATTGGTGAAGCTGCGCGAGCGATGACTCCTGACACCCATCAACAATATCAAAAAATTAACTGGCGAGACATAATAGATTTTCGCAACTTATTAGTTCACGAATACTTTCGGGTAGATTTAAAAATTATCTGGCAAATAATCGAGCAAGAAATACCAACTCTCAAAAAAGAAATTGATTTAATTCTTAAACAAGACTAA